TTTCAAATTTATTTGTAAAATGCATTCTTAGCTCTTGTCTCAATTCAATATAATTTTCTAATTGATTCTTTCTTTGAAAATATTCTCTTAAAATCTCCTGTTCTTCTTTGGATATATAATAACTAAAATTCTCATTTATGTTTTGAAGATCCTCCAAAGTAATTGGCATAGTTTTATTTTCATCAGCTATAACTATAGTAGATGCTGCAAAATCCCCTAATCGCTTATATTTCTTTGAAAAAAACATTAATACCACACCTACTCCAAGCATATCTATAAATATCTTAAATAAATTTCTTATAGCAGAGTGTTTTAATGTAATAGGCTGACCATTTTCTCTTATAGTTCTTATTTTAAGAATTTTTTTTCCAAAAGTTGCTCCATTGGTATTAAGCTCAAAAATTATAAAATAAGCATAAATAATTAATACAGAAATAAATAAACATATACCTAATATCCATCCATAATATTTTACCCAAAACCAATTTGAATAATTTCTTATAAGTACTGCTGCAACAATAAGTAAAACTATCGCTATACTTTGAATAAGCATGTCAATAAAAGCTGCAGCACTTCTTGACCCTAGTCCTGCAAGAGCATACTCTATATCTATATTTTCAGGGGTTGTAATTTTAATTTTTTTCATATTATCACTCCAATACAAATATACACAATTTCACCTTAATCTGATAAAATAGTCATGAGGTGAAAATATTGAACGAAGAAAGATTTATTAAGTCAAATTCAGACACTTGGAGAGAACTTGAGGAACTTTCCATGAAAATTCATAAAAAAGGTATTAAATCCTTATCTTCAACAAATGTAAAAAAATTTTTAAGCCTTTTTAGGCTAAGCAGTCACCACCTAGCTTATGCAAAAACT
This genomic window from Clostridium pasteurianum DSM 525 = ATCC 6013 contains:
- a CDS encoding RDD family protein codes for the protein MKKIKITTPENIDIEYALAGLGSRSAAAFIDMLIQSIAIVLLIVAAVLIRNYSNWFWVKYYGWILGICLFISVLIIYAYFIIFELNTNGATFGKKILKIRTIRENGQPITLKHSAIRNLFKIFIDMLGVGVVLMFFSKKYKRLGDFAASTIVIADENKTMPITLEDLQNINENFSYYISKEEQEILREYFQRKNQLENYIELRQELRMHFTNKFESLGILKEWQDFISKI